One region of Sphingomonas abietis genomic DNA includes:
- the tuf gene encoding elongation factor Tu, protein MAKAKFERNKPHCNIGTIGHVDHGKTSLTAAITKVLAETGGATFTSYANIDKAPEERERGITISTAHVEYETEARHYAHVDCPGHADYVKNMITGAAQMDGAILVVSATDGPMPQTREHILLARQVGVPQLVVFMNKVDLVDDPEILELVELEIRELLSKYDFDGDNIPVIPGSAVAALEDKTPEIGHDAVLKLMQAVDEFIPQPERPLDKAFLMPIEDVFSISGRGTVVTGRVETGIVKVGEEVEIVGINDTRKTVVTGVEMFRKLLDQGQAGDNIGALIRGVGREEVERGQVLCKPGSIKPHTEFKAEVYVLSKDEGGRHTPFFANYRPQFYFRTTDVTGTVELPEGTEMVMPGDNVSIGVKLIAPIAMDQGLRFAIREGGRTVGAGVVGTISK, encoded by the coding sequence ATGGCGAAAGCTAAGTTCGAGCGGAACAAGCCGCACTGCAACATCGGCACCATCGGTCACGTCGATCATGGCAAGACCTCGCTGACGGCTGCGATCACCAAGGTGCTGGCCGAGACCGGCGGCGCCACGTTCACCAGCTATGCCAACATCGACAAGGCTCCCGAGGAGCGCGAGCGCGGCATCACCATCTCGACCGCACACGTCGAGTATGAGACCGAAGCCCGCCACTACGCGCACGTCGATTGCCCGGGCCACGCCGATTATGTGAAGAACATGATCACCGGTGCCGCCCAGATGGACGGCGCGATCCTCGTCGTGTCCGCGACCGACGGCCCGATGCCGCAGACCCGCGAGCACATCCTGCTCGCCCGCCAGGTCGGCGTGCCGCAGCTCGTCGTGTTCATGAACAAGGTCGATCTGGTCGACGATCCCGAGATCCTCGAGCTCGTCGAGCTGGAAATCCGCGAGCTGCTCTCGAAGTATGACTTCGACGGCGACAACATCCCCGTCATCCCGGGTTCGGCCGTTGCCGCCCTCGAGGACAAGACCCCCGAGATCGGCCATGACGCCGTGCTCAAGCTGATGCAGGCCGTGGACGAGTTCATCCCGCAGCCGGAGCGTCCGCTCGACAAGGCCTTCCTGATGCCGATCGAAGACGTGTTCTCGATCTCGGGTCGTGGTACGGTCGTGACCGGCCGCGTCGAGACCGGCATCGTCAAGGTGGGCGAGGAAGTCGAGATCGTCGGCATCAACGACACCCGCAAGACCGTCGTGACCGGCGTCGAAATGTTCCGCAAGCTGCTCGATCAGGGCCAGGCCGGCGACAACATCGGCGCGCTGATCCGCGGCGTCGGCCGTGAAGAGGTCGAGCGTGGCCAGGTTCTCTGCAAGCCGGGCTCGATCAAGCCGCACACCGAGTTCAAGGCCGAAGTGTACGTGCTGTCGAAGGACGAGGGTGGCCGTCACACGCCGTTCTTCGCCAACTATCGTCCGCAGTTCTACTTCCGCACCACGGACGTGACCGGCACCGTCGAGCTGCCCGAGGGCACCGAGATGGTCATGCCCGGCGACAACGTCTCGATCGGCGTCAAGCTGATCGCGCCGATCGCGATGGATCAGGGCCTGCGCTTCGCGATCCGCGAAGGCGGCCGTACCGTCGGCGCCGGCGTCGTCGGCACGATCTCGAAGTAA
- the rplD gene encoding 50S ribosomal protein L4 produces MKIKVLNLDASSAGDIELNDAVFGLEPRADILHRVVTWQLEKRRGTARPTRERSDVARTGKRLGNQKGGGTARHGDRAAPIFIGGGKAHGARLRDFNPSLNKKIRAMGLKMALSAKAKDGSLVVVDALDVAEGKTQTLVGQLAALGFGKKALVIDGEALNVSFAHASSNIRGINLMPAVGANVYDILNHDTLVLTRAAVEKLEARFHG; encoded by the coding sequence ATGAAGATCAAGGTTCTCAATCTCGACGCCAGCTCTGCCGGCGACATCGAGCTCAACGATGCAGTGTTCGGCCTCGAGCCGCGCGCCGACATCCTTCATCGTGTGGTGACCTGGCAGCTCGAGAAGCGCCGTGGCACCGCACGCCCGACCCGCGAGCGTTCCGACGTGGCGCGTACCGGCAAGCGTCTGGGCAACCAGAAGGGCGGCGGTACGGCTCGTCACGGTGACCGCGCCGCACCGATCTTCATCGGTGGTGGTAAGGCTCACGGTGCCCGCCTGCGTGACTTCAACCCGTCGCTGAACAAGAAGATTCGCGCGATGGGCCTGAAGATGGCGCTGTCGGCCAAGGCCAAGGACGGCTCGCTCGTCGTGGTCGATGCGCTCGACGTCGCCGAGGGCAAGACCCAGACGCTGGTCGGTCAGCTGGCCGCACTGGGCTTCGGCAAGAAGGCGCTGGTGATCGACGGCGAGGCGCTGAACGTCTCGTTCGCGCACGCTTCGTCGAACATCCGCGGCATCAACCTGATGCCGGCGGTGGGCGCCAACGTCTACGACATCCTGAACCATGACACGCTCGTGCTGACGCGCGCCGCTGTCGAGAAGCTGGAGGCGCGGTTCCATGGCTAA
- the rpsJ gene encoding 30S ribosomal protein S10 yields the protein MDTQNIRIRLKGFDHRVLDQATGEIADTARRTGALIRGPIPLPTHIDKFTVNRGPHIDKKSREQFEVRTYKRLLDIVQPTPQTVDALMKLDLAAGVAVEIKLA from the coding sequence ATGGACACGCAGAACATCCGCATTCGCCTGAAGGGCTTCGATCACCGAGTGCTCGACCAGGCCACCGGCGAGATCGCCGACACCGCCCGTCGCACCGGCGCGCTCATTCGCGGTCCGATTCCGCTGCCGACCCACATTGACAAGTTCACCGTCAACCGTGGTCCCCACATCGACAAGAAGTCGCGCGAGCAGTTCGAGGTGCGCACCTACAAGCGCCTTCTCGACATCGTGCAGCCCACCCCGCAGACGGTCGACGCGCTGATGAAGCTCGATCTCGCGGCAGGTGTTGCGGTCGAGATCAAACTGGCCTAA
- the rplB gene encoding 50S ribosomal protein L2, which yields MALKHYNPTSPARRGLILVDRSSLWKGKPVKSLVEGLRKSGGRNNQGHATARGIAGGHKQKYRFVDFKRRRWDAPATVERLEYDPNRSAFIALVKYEDGELAYILAPQRLAPGDSVVAGKKTDVKPGNAMEIGQTPVGTIVHNVELKPGKGGQIARAAGTYVQVVGRDRGMVIVRLNSGEQRFIRSECMCTVGAVSNPDNGNTNLAKAGRNRWLGHRPLTRGVAKNPVDHPHGGGEGRTSGGRHPVTPWGKPTKGAKTRHNKSTDKMIIRSRHAKKKR from the coding sequence ATGGCACTCAAGCATTACAACCCCACATCGCCGGCGCGTCGCGGACTCATCCTCGTCGATCGCTCGTCGCTGTGGAAGGGCAAGCCGGTCAAGTCGCTGGTCGAGGGTCTCCGCAAGTCGGGCGGCCGCAACAACCAGGGTCATGCGACCGCACGCGGCATCGCGGGCGGCCACAAGCAGAAGTATCGCTTCGTCGACTTCAAGCGTCGTCGCTGGGATGCGCCGGCGACCGTCGAGCGTCTGGAATACGATCCCAACCGTTCGGCCTTCATCGCACTGGTGAAGTACGAGGACGGTGAGCTGGCCTACATCCTGGCACCGCAGCGCCTGGCTCCCGGCGACTCCGTCGTCGCGGGCAAGAAGACCGACGTGAAGCCGGGCAATGCCATGGAAATCGGCCAGACCCCGGTCGGCACGATCGTCCACAATGTCGAGCTGAAGCCCGGCAAGGGCGGCCAGATCGCCCGCGCCGCCGGCACCTATGTGCAGGTCGTGGGTCGCGATCGCGGCATGGTGATCGTTCGCCTGAACTCGGGCGAGCAGCGCTTCATCCGTTCGGAGTGCATGTGCACCGTCGGTGCCGTGTCCAACCCGGACAACGGCAACACCAACCTCGCCAAGGCCGGTCGCAACCGCTGGCTCGGCCATCGTCCGCTCACCCGCGGCGTCGCCAAGAACCCGGTCGACCATCCGCACGGCGGTGGTGAAGGCCGGACCTCGGGCGGCCGTCACCCGGTCACGCCTTGGGGCAAGCCGACGAAGGGTGCCAAGACCCGGCACAACAAGTCGACCGACAAGATGATCATCCGTTCGCGTCACGCGAAGAAGAAGAGGTAA
- the rplC gene encoding 50S ribosomal protein L3 has protein sequence MRTGVIAKKMGMTRLFQEDGRHVPVTVLQLDGLQVISRRETGRDGYTAVQLGAGSAKAKNLTKPERGHFGKAEVEPKAVVAEFRVTEENLLDVGVEISADHFIAGQLVDIQGRTQGKGFAGAMKRWNFGGLRATHGVSVSHRSHGSTGQRQDPGKVFKNKKMAGHMGDRNRTQQNLEIVRTDAERGLLFVKGSVPGSKGGWLFVKDAVKVDLPEGVPFPAALLDRKAPVVEHAAAGLVDEAAVHEIPALPSDAEVAAGVAAADEHGAGVADPDAVAPDAADQIGTDKEG, from the coding sequence ATGCGCACTGGCGTGATCGCGAAGAAGATGGGGATGACCCGGCTGTTTCAGGAGGATGGGCGCCATGTGCCCGTCACCGTGCTGCAGCTTGATGGTCTCCAGGTTATTTCCCGTCGTGAGACGGGTCGTGACGGCTATACGGCCGTCCAGCTTGGTGCAGGCAGCGCCAAGGCGAAGAATCTGACGAAGCCCGAGCGTGGCCACTTCGGCAAGGCCGAGGTCGAGCCCAAGGCGGTCGTCGCCGAGTTCCGCGTGACCGAGGAAAACCTCCTCGACGTCGGCGTGGAAATCTCGGCCGATCACTTTATCGCCGGGCAGCTGGTCGATATCCAGGGTCGTACCCAGGGTAAGGGCTTTGCCGGTGCCATGAAGCGCTGGAACTTCGGCGGCCTGCGCGCCACCCACGGCGTGTCCGTCTCGCACCGTTCGCACGGTTCGACCGGTCAGCGCCAGGATCCGGGCAAGGTCTTCAAGAACAAGAAGATGGCCGGCCACATGGGCGACCGCAACCGCACCCAGCAGAACCTCGAGATCGTCCGCACGGACGCCGAGCGTGGCCTGCTGTTCGTGAAGGGCTCGGTGCCCGGCTCGAAGGGTGGTTGGTTGTTCGTCAAGGACGCCGTGAAGGTCGATCTGCCGGAGGGCGTGCCCTTCCCGGCGGCGCTGCTGGATCGCAAGGCGCCGGTCGTCGAGCATGCTGCGGCTGGTCTGGTCGATGAGGCTGCCGTCCACGAAATCCCGGCGCTGCCGAGCGATGCGGAGGTCGCCGCCGGCGTCGCCGCCGCCGACGAGCATGGCGCTGGTGTTGCCGATCCCGATGCAGTGGCACCCGATGCCGCTGATCAGATCGGCACGGACAAGGAAGGCTGA
- a CDS encoding 50S ribosomal protein L23: MAKAKQEQGAIDIRHYDVIVGPHITEKSTLVSEHNAVVFKVAGDATKPAIKAAVEALFNVTVTAVNTMVVKGKTKRWKGAPYKRTDMKKAIVTLAEGQSIDVTTGI, from the coding sequence ATGGCTAAGGCCAAGCAGGAGCAGGGCGCGATCGACATCCGTCACTATGACGTGATCGTCGGCCCGCACATCACCGAGAAGTCCACCCTGGTCTCCGAGCACAACGCGGTTGTGTTCAAGGTTGCGGGCGACGCCACGAAGCCGGCCATCAAGGCCGCCGTCGAGGCGCTGTTCAACGTGACCGTGACCGCCGTCAACACGATGGTCGTCAAGGGCAAGACGAAGCGCTGGAAGGGGGCTCCCTACAAGCGCACCGACATGAAGAAGGCGATCGTGACGCTGGCCGAAGGCCAGTCCATCGACGTCACGACGGGGATCTGA